The sequence TGTTGATAAAGATGGTGCCAATGAGATGATTCTTGGTTTGACAGATCGTGTTGTAAGATCTTACAGATGGTCAAGTAATGCTGACTTAGGAACAGGAAAATTGATTGGCCTAAATAAATGGGAATGCACTAATCAAATAGGAACAGTTACACTGCAAGTAGGctatattatatgtgatagtcattatataagtaaattaatattgattataatatagaaagatatatattaagcgGAGATGCtaatatacaaacatttttatttagcatACTGGTGATGGTACACCAACTCTACTGGTTGCACAACCTGGTGGTACATTTATGCGGATTAAATGCAATCCTACCGATTGCCACTTAAAGGATACTTCTTGCGAAGCTGTTGATTATCAAACATTAGGAATATCTAGGATgcgtaatcaaaatatttcaactgaAATTATCGGAGATTTAGAGCCAGGAACGACGCCGTTTATTTCGACGTTTGAGCCTAAAATgtctaattatattcttaaagatAAATTGTCAAAGCAAAATTTTGCAGACGACAGCCAACTGGGTATGAAAACCTTCAAATCCGCATCGCTTgaattcaaaagaaattattcgcAACCCGTGATTCGGAAAAATAGTCTAGATATGACAGGTGAATATACTAGAGATTTTACAACAGAAAATCACCAagtagttaaattttatagtccTTCCGATTTTTCAAGTACTGATGAAATggatgataattttatcagtAGCAAAGTTATTCACAGAGAATTTgataaagaattcaagaaaacgacaaaaaatatattgttaccatcttttaaagattttcccttcgatgataaaaataagaataaaagtattaatattaacaataatactaGTAATATGAATCAACatgagaagaaagattataaatcgaataataaaatcagtaGTGAAAATGCTCCAAAAGGGAAACCTTATGCTTTGGCAACGCTTGATGGAACTATTATGTTAGTGCAGGATGAAGTTATTTTATGGTAAGtgatctatttaaatatatttgtataatttgcggaatatatcatattttgttCTCTTTTCTTTGTAGGGCTATGCAAGTAGATCATCAGATATTCGCTCTATGTCGATTAGATGTCACAGGTAATAATTCCGACGAGATAATCGCCTGTGCTTGGGATGGTCAGACTTACATCTTAGATCAACAACGGCATAGCGTACGTTTTCAGTTTGAGGAACCAGTCAGAGCTTTCTGTACGGGAAATTACAACGTGACTCCAGGAACATCTAGTCCTAGTTTAGTGTATAACACTTTTAACAACAAggtttttatacacatatacgagATACTAGATAtgcaattgaaataattaatcatcgttaatgattataattttttatcttatccagatttttctttattatgatGTTATCCTTCCGAGTATGACGATCAATGCTTTAAATCCCATGAAGGATTTTGAATCTGACGAAATACAGATCTTAAAGGAATTATTGGGCGAGTGCAGTACTAATGAGAAACAGCGGAAGATGCAACAATTAACCGAATGGCTGTTATACGGTGTACATTAACATATGGAACAGATAATATATAGGGGCAGGGagatgtgtaataaaatatgcatagtctaaaatatgcattgaattatttttcttccttatttctaacattatattaataatgttagaaatgaaaatgaatCGATCGAAGATACTTCTCCCTGAATATGTCcaactaattttaaatcaaaaagattcaataattatcttaaagtGAATTTCTTCTTCGGtatctttcatatttcatatcgATAGAGTGAAATGTCTTATACGGTCATTCTACGAGATGTACTGCGTTATCGCGAAGGATATACGACCGACgaaaaattgatgtaatttttcGACTAATAAATAAGAGGCTAATGATATcagcgaaattaattttggtaGAGTACAGCGTAAAAACGCCTATTTAAGGATTCTCGCCTATTTGCGGAATCTTGCGAATTACAGCATTTTATCTACAATGCCATAAATCGAACTGACATTGCACCGAGTATCAGCCCATATAGTATCGCATTGCATGTTATCATTATCAGTGAGTATGTAGATTTCGTCAGGTACTTTTCCAAATTCCTGCGAGGCTGTTTTATTAGATGCATATACATGATCAAACTGTGGGCACGTAAGCTGCATTTTTCCGAAATCCGGTACCGTTTTAATACCGGAACAGTgcatttaaacattaattcagACCGCTGTATTAAACAAGTAGAAAGGaaataatcgaaatataataaatgtaagtaTAATTAGCAATATGTAGCATATattcgcaaaatttaaaaaataataaatatatgctgaACTTAACTAGAACTCGGGAACTCTTgccaaaaatgataaaatttaatgtgttttaatattttagagggGAGGGTGTCGTGTTAGATTCGCGAAGTTAGCACAacgttttttcaattttgattttttaatataaggaATGCGgaacttttttcaatttttatcaggAACTATAGAATTATGGAAAGTGCTATTAGaactcttaatatttttttgaaatttgtaaaacGTCGTGCCAACTTCACAAACACCAAAATTTGGACGAGCGCAGAATTTAGAACAagattatctaaatttatttctatttaaatataaaataattttatatttaagacatttctctataaaaagctaattaaagaattcgtgtaagaaataattaaaaaggataaatattaaatattattaatatcattaaatattatacgcgATGCATGTGACATTATTAGGAGACACGAATGTATTTAGCGCACATGCAGCAAATCGCGACGGGTTAGAACtactttcaatttaataaccCGGTTCAATTACCGTTTATATATAGCGGAAGACCGTTAATGCATAATATTACTTTCTACTTTAcaacaagagaaagaaagttgtCTCTATTCCAGCACAGTTTAAATGTAAGATGGTTTAACGACTGCATCTTATGCGCGTGTAACTCATCTGAAAC is a genomic window of Cataglyphis hispanica isolate Lineage 1 chromosome 5, ULB_Chis1_1.0, whole genome shotgun sequence containing:
- the LOC126849991 gene encoding KICSTOR complex protein ITFG2-like isoform X3, with amino-acid sequence MRAVSFVKKLQWELPGTVCRHGLTIGDVDNDGDNELVVGTAEGELYIFKGSELWQKITGLGLITSVAIGDIFNYGRNALVVICGDGWTHIFYSPRSVNPNNANVPASQQAGKDANEQDNFKTNIDIVNSQNLEHIDNTTEINELSGKMECVHVQRIPTNTKIVLIADVDKDGANEMILGLTDRVVRSYRWSSNADLGTGKLIGLNKWECTNQIGTVTLQHTGDGTPTLLVAQPGGTFMRIKCNPTDCHLKDTSCEAVDYQTLGISRMRNQNISTEIIGDLEPGTTPFISTFEPKMSNYILKDKLSKQNFADDSQLGMKTFKSASLEFKRNYSQPVIRKNSLDMTGEYTRDFTTENHQVVKFYSPSDFSSTDEMDDNFISSKVIHREFDKEFKKTTKNILLPSFKDFPFDDKNKNKSININNNTSNMNQHEKKDYKSNNKISSENAPKGKPYALATLDGTIMLVQDEVILWAMQVDHQIFALCRLDVTGNNSDEIIACAWDGQTYILDQQRHSVRFQFEEPVRAFCTGNYNVTPGTSSPNFSLL
- the LOC126849991 gene encoding KICSTOR complex protein ITFG2-like isoform X2; this translates as MRAVSFVKKLQWELPGTVCRHGLTIGDVDNDGDNELVVGTAEGELYIFKGSELWQKITGLGLITSVAIGDIFNYGRNALVVICGDGWTHIFYSPRSVNPNNANVPASQQAGKDANEQDNFKTNIDIVNSQNLEHIDNTTEINELSGKMECVHVQRIPTNTKIVLIADVDKDGANEMILGLTDRVVRSYRWSSNADLGTGKLIGLNKWECTNQIGTVTLQHTGDGTPTLLVAQPGGTFMRIKCNPTDCHLKDTSCEAVDYQTLGISRMRNQNISTEIIGDLEPGTTPFISTFEPKMSNYILKDKLSKQNFADDSQLGMKTFKSASLEFKRNYSQPVIRKNSLDMTDFPFDDKNKNKSININNNTSNMNQHEKKDYKSNNKISSENAPKGKPYALATLDGTIMLVQDEVILWAMQVDHQIFALCRLDVTGNNSDEIIACAWDGQTYILDQQRHSVRFQFEEPVRAFCTGNYNVTPGTSSPSLVYNTFNNKIFLYYDVILPSMTINALNPMKDFESDEIQILKELLGECSTNEKQRKMQQLTEWLLYGVH
- the LOC126849991 gene encoding KICSTOR complex protein ITFG2-like isoform X1, which translates into the protein MRAVSFVKKLQWELPGTVCRHGLTIGDVDNDGDNELVVGTAEGELYIFKGSELWQKITGLGLITSVAIGDIFNYGRNALVVICGDGWTHIFYSPRSVNPNNANVPASQQAGKDANEQDNFKTNIDIVNSQNLEHIDNTTEINELSGKMECVHVQRIPTNTKIVLIADVDKDGANEMILGLTDRVVRSYRWSSNADLGTGKLIGLNKWECTNQIGTVTLQHTGDGTPTLLVAQPGGTFMRIKCNPTDCHLKDTSCEAVDYQTLGISRMRNQNISTEIIGDLEPGTTPFISTFEPKMSNYILKDKLSKQNFADDSQLGMKTFKSASLEFKRNYSQPVIRKNSLDMTGEYTRDFTTENHQVVKFYSPSDFSSTDEMDDNFISSKVIHREFDKEFKKTTKNILLPSFKDFPFDDKNKNKSININNNTSNMNQHEKKDYKSNNKISSENAPKGKPYALATLDGTIMLVQDEVILWAMQVDHQIFALCRLDVTGNNSDEIIACAWDGQTYILDQQRHSVRFQFEEPVRAFCTGNYNVTPGTSSPSLVYNTFNNKIFLYYDVILPSMTINALNPMKDFESDEIQILKELLGECSTNEKQRKMQQLTEWLLYGVH